In Hyphomicrobiales bacterium, a single window of DNA contains:
- a CDS encoding xylulose kinase, whose amino-acid sequence MTPDLVIGIDQSTTATKAIAFDRRGRIVAEGRAGVPISNPRMGWFEEEVSDWTGSAAKALKLLTRKIARDRIAAVSISNQRESFAQFDKTGKALRPGTLWLDERAHVEVKEIADEVGSDRLHMLSGIPDDVTPCRTRCRWFSKNEAKMWGKTAKTAEVHGVLAHFLTGEWKTSISSASPMGLLDAKTYDWSDTLMAAAKVRRDMLPALVPSGEVMGLVTAEAARITGLKAGTPVVAGGGDGQCAGAGANTFLKGRAYLNLGTAAVSGSYGEAYAVDRSFRSLVAVGETGFSYETAIRTGTYLLTWLVERIFHQNPARNPKIFAELEAEAKAVPIGSRGLVMLPYFSGIMTPYWDTDGRGMFAGLSGSHTRADLYRALMEGIAMEQAMMTNRVAEVTSPIDHFAIVGGGSKSDLWCQIVADASGRDVKRLETVEASALGAAMAAAKGAGWFKTLPAAAAAMSGKPTKTFRPRTKESKAYAELLSIYQELWPQISGWNAKLQDFARRQG is encoded by the coding sequence ATGACCCCCGATCTCGTCATCGGCATCGACCAGTCAACGACCGCGACGAAGGCCATCGCCTTCGACAGGCGCGGGCGCATTGTCGCGGAAGGCCGGGCTGGCGTTCCCATTTCCAATCCGCGCATGGGCTGGTTCGAGGAAGAGGTTTCGGACTGGACTGGCTCCGCCGCAAAGGCGCTGAAACTTCTCACCAGGAAGATTGCCAGGGACCGCATTGCCGCGGTTTCGATTTCCAACCAGCGCGAGAGTTTCGCGCAGTTCGACAAGACCGGAAAGGCGCTCCGCCCCGGCACGCTGTGGCTTGATGAGCGCGCCCATGTGGAGGTGAAGGAAATCGCCGACGAGGTGGGCTCCGACAGGCTGCACATGCTGTCCGGCATTCCAGACGATGTCACGCCCTGCCGCACGCGCTGCCGCTGGTTCTCCAAGAACGAAGCGAAGATGTGGGGCAAGACCGCCAAGACGGCGGAGGTGCACGGCGTCCTCGCCCATTTCCTCACCGGGGAATGGAAGACATCCATTTCCTCCGCCAGTCCCATGGGCCTGCTCGATGCCAAGACCTATGACTGGTCAGACACCTTGATGGCGGCCGCCAAGGTGCGGCGTGACATGCTGCCGGCCCTCGTACCTTCGGGCGAAGTGATGGGCCTCGTCACGGCTGAGGCCGCCCGGATCACGGGCCTCAAGGCCGGAACGCCTGTGGTTGCGGGCGGTGGCGATGGCCAATGTGCCGGCGCCGGAGCCAACACCTTCCTCAAGGGCCGTGCCTACCTCAATCTCGGCACGGCGGCCGTGTCCGGCAGCTACGGCGAGGCCTATGCGGTGGACCGTTCCTTCCGCAGCCTCGTGGCTGTGGGCGAGACGGGCTTCAGCTACGAAACGGCGATCCGCACCGGCACTTATCTTCTGACGTGGCTCGTCGAGCGCATCTTCCACCAGAACCCGGCCAGGAATCCGAAAATCTTCGCCGAACTGGAAGCCGAGGCAAAGGCGGTGCCCATCGGTTCGCGCGGGCTTGTCATGCTGCCCTATTTCTCCGGCATCATGACGCCCTATTGGGACACGGATGGCCGGGGCATGTTTGCGGGCCTCTCCGGCAGTCACACGCGCGCCGACCTCTATCGCGCCCTGATGGAGGGGATCGCCATGGAACAGGCGATGATGACCAATCGCGTGGCGGAGGTGACGAGCCCCATCGACCATTTTGCCATCGTCGGCGGCGGATCGAAATCCGACTTGTGGTGCCAAATTGTCGCCGACGCCTCGGGCCGCGACGTGAAGCGGCTGGAAACCGTTGAGGCGTCCGCATTGGGTGCGGCCATGGCCGCCGCCAAGGGCGCGGGCTGGTTCAAGACGCTTCCCGCAGCCGCTGCCGCCATGAGCGGCAAGCCCACGAAGACCTTCCGTCCACGGACGAAAGAATCGAAGGCCTATGCAGAACTTCTCTCCATCTACCAGGAACTCTGGCCGCAAATCTCAGGATGGAATGCGAAGCTGCAGGATTTCGCCCGGAGGCAGGGCTGA
- a CDS encoding extracellular solute-binding protein yields MSFREYDKKTYIADLARDFAARRISKRSFLKKAGLAGVGFSAFNLALLGNVRRDRGFTLGEEAMAQDADIMKWLKDVSGPFKGTKIRYTSEATPPTVVLDKLKGEFTEATGIEVEIEIVPLEQVLAKATQDVQGQLGSYDIYYLDQSWVATFSQDTVDPVQYYKDKPDLAMPGFDFDDFSKPLVEGLAMYDGHWVGIPFDIPIMTTMYRKDILEKHKIAPPNTPEEFLAAAQMITEAEKANGIFGTGLQAKSGHYSLECDWTQVVWNAGGSIFGADKKFKGNDEAGIKGLQLYQELLKNAPPESTNSTWDGQFQMGAAGQVALINSWDEFFPGWDAADSKVQGLWEAKRPIRGPKYRTPAEAGFGEIPNAGHQGGSILGLSKYSKNVDAAWIFMQWACSKDIMTRCTLGGGFAPMRLSSFADPRVKAKEVVGPGTTRHLPIVKEIIDNDMASEPDMPLWAGFSNNEIPVNLGKLLTGQDFGGDAKKCMDTIASAIDAAVAEAGL; encoded by the coding sequence ATGAGCTTTAGAGAGTACGACAAGAAAACCTACATTGCGGACCTGGCCCGCGATTTCGCCGCGCGCCGCATTTCCAAGCGGTCCTTCCTCAAGAAGGCCGGCCTTGCCGGCGTGGGCTTCTCGGCCTTCAACCTCGCCCTTCTCGGCAACGTGCGCCGTGACCGCGGCTTCACGCTGGGCGAAGAAGCCATGGCGCAGGATGCCGACATCATGAAGTGGCTGAAGGATGTCTCGGGTCCGTTCAAGGGCACGAAGATCCGCTACACCTCGGAAGCGACGCCGCCGACGGTGGTGCTCGACAAGCTGAAGGGTGAATTCACCGAAGCCACGGGCATCGAAGTCGAAATCGAAATCGTGCCGCTTGAGCAGGTTCTCGCCAAGGCCACGCAGGACGTGCAGGGCCAGCTCGGTTCCTACGACATCTACTATCTCGACCAGTCGTGGGTCGCGACCTTCAGCCAGGACACGGTTGACCCCGTGCAGTACTACAAGGACAAGCCGGACCTGGCCATGCCGGGCTTCGACTTCGACGACTTCTCGAAGCCGCTCGTCGAAGGCCTTGCCATGTATGACGGCCACTGGGTCGGCATTCCCTTTGACATTCCGATCATGACCACGATGTACCGCAAGGACATCCTGGAGAAGCACAAGATCGCCCCGCCGAACACGCCGGAAGAATTCCTGGCCGCGGCGCAGATGATCACGGAAGCCGAAAAGGCCAATGGCATCTTCGGTACGGGCCTCCAGGCCAAGTCGGGCCACTACTCGCTCGAATGCGACTGGACGCAGGTTGTCTGGAACGCTGGCGGCTCCATCTTCGGCGCCGACAAGAAGTTCAAGGGCAACGACGAAGCAGGCATCAAGGGCCTGCAGCTGTACCAGGAACTGCTCAAGAACGCTCCGCCCGAATCCACCAACTCCACCTGGGACGGCCAGTTCCAGATGGGTGCTGCCGGACAGGTCGCCCTCATCAACTCGTGGGATGAATTCTTCCCCGGTTGGGATGCGGCCGATTCCAAGGTGCAGGGCCTGTGGGAAGCCAAGCGCCCGATCCGCGGTCCGAAGTATCGCACCCCGGCGGAAGCAGGCTTCGGTGAAATCCCGAACGCCGGCCACCAGGGCGGTTCGATCCTCGGCCTGTCCAAGTACTCCAAGAACGTGGACGCCGCCTGGATCTTCATGCAGTGGGCCTGTTCGAAGGACATCATGACACGTTGCACGCTGGGCGGTGGTTTCGCTCCGATGCGCCTGTCGTCCTTCGCTGATCCGCGCGTGAAGGCCAAGGAAGTCGTCGGCCCCGGCACGACGCGCCACCTGCCGATCGTGAAGGAAATCATCGACAACGACATGGCTTCCGAACCCGATATGCCGCTGTGGGCTGGCTTCTCGAACAACGAGATCCCGGTGAACCTCGGCAAATTGCTGACGGGTCAGGACTTCGGCGGCGACGCCAAGAAGTGCATGGACACGATCGCCTCGGCGATCGACGCCGCAGTGGCCGAAGCGGGCCTCTGA
- a CDS encoding carbohydrate ABC transporter permease encodes MELSRRWQLVRDAVAVFVTGIFMFPIFWWALTSIKPISAVFDKDRVVWFDFAPTLINYAVTLFGRSRSQLAIDEGLGMGVAGADSYDSRQSLLDSIIISVGATVLTMIVAVLAAYALSRMRFRGRDTFLNWVLGQRFMPPIAILVPMVTIYAGLGMRDNQNHFLGYVGIILIYALMNLPIALLLLKSFFDDVPHDVDQAAMIDGATRWQSFAKIVLPMVKGGVAAAAVLCFIFSWTEFLLSLFLTTEIRTIPVKISTFVTSTGNEWGFITALGTAAAIPSFIFILLVQRHLVRGLTLGSLKE; translated from the coding sequence ATGGAACTGTCCCGGCGCTGGCAGCTTGTGCGCGATGCGGTGGCGGTGTTCGTCACCGGCATCTTCATGTTCCCCATCTTCTGGTGGGCGCTGACCTCGATCAAGCCCATCTCCGCCGTGTTCGACAAGGACCGTGTGGTGTGGTTCGACTTTGCCCCGACGCTCATCAACTATGCGGTCACGCTGTTCGGGCGCTCGCGTTCGCAGCTTGCAATCGACGAAGGGCTCGGCATGGGCGTCGCCGGTGCTGATTCCTATGACTCCCGCCAGTCGCTGCTCGATTCGATCATCATCTCCGTGGGCGCGACCGTGCTCACCATGATCGTCGCCGTGCTCGCGGCCTATGCGCTGTCGCGCATGCGTTTCCGCGGCCGGGACACGTTCCTCAACTGGGTGCTGGGCCAGCGCTTCATGCCGCCCATCGCAATCCTCGTGCCGATGGTGACGATCTATGCCGGCCTCGGCATGCGCGACAACCAGAACCATTTCCTCGGCTATGTCGGCATCATCCTCATCTATGCGCTGATGAACCTGCCGATCGCGCTGCTGCTGCTCAAGTCGTTCTTCGACGACGTGCCGCACGACGTCGACCAGGCCGCGATGATCGACGGCGCCACGCGCTGGCAGAGCTTCGCCAAGATCGTGCTGCCCATGGTCAAGGGCGGAGTCGCCGCCGCCGCCGTGCTGTGCTTCATCTTCTCATGGACGGAATTCCTGCTGTCGCTGTTCCTCACGACGGAAATCCGCACCATCCCCGTCAAGATTTCAACCTTCGTCACTTCCACCGGCAACGAGTGGGGCTTCATCACGGCGCTGGGCACGGCAGCCGCGATCCCGAGCTTCATCTTCATCCTGCTGGTGCAACGCCATCTGGTCCGCGGCCTTACTCTGGGCTCCCTGAAGGAGTGA
- a CDS encoding sugar ABC transporter permease, translated as MGTGQSPATKRAWLPRWLTSEHPFPWLFPATALMVVFGLFPLYKAVETSLYKKNAATRKLVFDPDFNWTKVLFDDRVWNALGNTLMYTGIALTFQLVLGMLIALLLDSDRKGYGLMRAMMTLPLVIPPSVTAMMFLLMLNGSFGVLAQGLIGLGLLPPGYPILGNASTAMAGVLFAEIWQWTPFMVLIMLAGLRSLPKEPFEAAAIDGATPVQAFFKLTLPMMSKVIAIAVLIRGIDLMRAFDYVKVMTDSGPGTATETMTSYAGRIYFGNADFPYASTISLMTLLLVIITSTLFMRIFKVKL; from the coding sequence ATGGGAACGGGGCAATCGCCTGCAACGAAACGTGCGTGGCTTCCGCGCTGGCTGACCAGCGAGCACCCTTTCCCATGGCTTTTTCCAGCCACCGCCCTGATGGTCGTGTTCGGGCTGTTCCCGCTCTACAAGGCGGTTGAGACCTCGCTTTACAAAAAGAACGCCGCCACCCGGAAACTGGTGTTCGATCCCGACTTCAACTGGACGAAGGTGCTGTTCGACGATCGGGTGTGGAACGCGCTGGGCAACACGCTCATGTACACGGGTATCGCGCTCACCTTCCAGCTGGTGCTGGGCATGCTGATCGCGTTGCTGCTTGATTCGGACCGCAAGGGCTATGGCCTGATGCGGGCCATGATGACGCTGCCGCTGGTCATTCCGCCGTCGGTGACGGCCATGATGTTCCTGCTCATGCTCAACGGTTCGTTCGGCGTGCTGGCGCAAGGGCTGATCGGGCTCGGCTTGCTGCCGCCCGGCTATCCCATTCTCGGCAATGCCTCGACCGCCATGGCGGGCGTGCTCTTTGCCGAGATCTGGCAATGGACGCCCTTCATGGTGCTGATCATGCTGGCGGGCCTGCGCTCGCTTCCCAAGGAACCATTCGAGGCAGCGGCGATTGACGGCGCCACGCCGGTTCAGGCCTTCTTCAAGCTGACGCTGCCGATGATGAGCAAGGTGATTGCCATCGCGGTGCTGATCCGCGGCATCGATCTCATGCGCGCCTTCGACTACGTGAAGGTGATGACGGACTCGGGCCCCGGCACCGCCACGGAGACGATGACGAGCTACGCGGGCCGCATCTACTTCGGTAATGCCGACTTCCCCTATGCCTCGACGATCTCGCTGATGACGCTGCTCCTCGTGATCATCACCTCCACCCTCTTCATGCGCATTTTCAAGGTGAAGCTCTGA
- a CDS encoding class II aldolase/adducin family protein, producing the protein MSKLKYKDLRREVIATCLAMNEEGINQGTSGNVSVRTEEGFLITASGIPYKKMKPHHVVEMDLDGGYRGDFLPSTEWRMHLDIFRNRPEAKAIVHTHSTYATTLACLRKDVPAFHYMIGVTGGPSLRCSDYAEFGTPELSTVMLKAMEGRNACLLANHGQICFGPNLEKALWLAGEIETNCHQYWAALLAGKPVVLDEAQMTSVLRRFKSYGKQAKDLQGLDSSQLAVMMPVKRDEAPPAPPEKPRKKKSATF; encoded by the coding sequence ATGAGCAAGCTGAAGTACAAGGACCTGCGCAGGGAGGTGATCGCCACGTGCCTCGCCATGAATGAAGAGGGCATCAACCAGGGCACCTCCGGCAATGTCAGCGTGCGCACCGAGGAAGGTTTCCTCATCACCGCGTCGGGCATTCCCTACAAGAAGATGAAGCCGCATCATGTGGTGGAGATGGATCTGGACGGTGGCTATCGCGGTGACTTCCTGCCCTCGACCGAATGGCGCATGCACCTCGACATCTTCCGCAACCGGCCCGAGGCCAAGGCCATCGTGCATACGCACTCGACCTATGCCACGACGCTCGCCTGCCTGCGCAAGGACGTGCCGGCCTTCCACTACATGATCGGCGTTACCGGTGGGCCGAGCCTGCGCTGTTCCGACTATGCGGAATTCGGCACGCCGGAGCTTTCCACCGTGATGCTGAAGGCGATGGAAGGGCGCAACGCCTGCCTCCTCGCCAACCATGGGCAGATCTGCTTCGGGCCGAACCTGGAAAAGGCGCTGTGGCTGGCAGGTGAAATCGAAACCAACTGCCATCAATACTGGGCCGCACTGCTGGCGGGCAAGCCGGTGGTGCTGGACGAGGCGCAGATGACCAGCGTGCTCCGGCGCTTCAAGAGCTACGGCAAGCAGGCGAAGGATTTGCAGGGACTCGATTCGTCACAGCTTGCCGTGATGATGCCGGTGAAGCGCGATGAGGCGCCACCTGCGCCTCCGGAAAAGCCGCGCAAGAAGAAATCTGCGACGTTCTGA
- a CDS encoding GNAT family N-acetyltransferase, with the protein MSRLDLPNGYYELPPGKLANIVTCLEMKEMPHRALQPFPADLWLKRFDARDLAGHRALFRDVGSDLMWFSRLIMADADLAAILANPAIESCALMRGTDVLGMLELNFAEAGQCELAFYGLVPTAIGQGLGRALMDEAIRRAWMRPIRRFWVHTCTFDSPLALPFYVRSGFTPYMRMVEVHDDPRLLGKLAADASPQVPLLA; encoded by the coding sequence ATGTCACGCCTTGATCTGCCCAACGGCTATTATGAGTTGCCGCCCGGCAAGCTCGCCAACATCGTCACCTGCCTGGAGATGAAGGAGATGCCGCACCGGGCGCTCCAACCTTTCCCCGCCGACCTGTGGCTGAAGCGCTTCGACGCCCGCGACCTTGCCGGCCACCGCGCCCTCTTCCGCGACGTGGGCAGCGACCTCATGTGGTTCTCCCGCCTCATCATGGCGGATGCGGACCTCGCCGCCATCCTCGCCAATCCGGCGATTGAATCCTGTGCCCTCATGCGCGGCACCGATGTGCTGGGCATGCTGGAACTGAACTTCGCCGAGGCAGGCCAGTGCGAACTGGCCTTTTACGGCCTCGTGCCCACAGCCATCGGCCAGGGCCTCGGCCGCGCCCTGATGGATGAAGCCATCCGCCGCGCCTGGATGCGGCCCATCCGCCGTTTCTGGGTGCACACCTGCACCTTCGATTCGCCGCTGGCACTGCCTTTCTACGTCCGCTCCGGCTTCACGCCCTACATGCGCATGGTCGAAGTCCACGACGACCCCCGCCTCCTCGGCAAACTCGCCGCCGACGCCAGCCCGCAGGTGCCGCTGTTGGCCTGA
- a CDS encoding HAD family phosphatase: protein MSKSSRRCGTWASDGAMTIRHIIFDCDGVLIDSEEISMAVDRALLAENGVHLSEGDMHRRFVGKTFTAMISEIETQYGRAMPADLEARKDVIMLEAYARDLKPVAGVPAMLDAVTLPKSIGTNGPRARAMQALRLLKIGHHFDERMTTFEDVKNGKPAPDIYLLAAKRAGFAPSDCAVVEDSVTGVAAAVAAGCVTFGFTGSQVHRSEHALKLVELGAHVVFDDMAKLPGLLAKLG, encoded by the coding sequence ATGTCGAAGTCCTCAAGGCGCTGCGGCACCTGGGCAAGTGACGGCGCCATGACCATCCGGCACATCATTTTCGATTGCGACGGCGTGCTGATCGACAGCGAGGAAATCTCGATGGCGGTGGACCGCGCGTTGCTGGCGGAGAACGGCGTTCACCTCTCGGAAGGCGACATGCACCGCCGCTTCGTGGGCAAGACCTTCACCGCCATGATCAGCGAAATCGAGACGCAGTATGGCCGCGCGATGCCCGCCGACCTGGAGGCGCGCAAGGACGTGATCATGCTCGAGGCCTACGCCCGCGATCTCAAGCCCGTGGCCGGCGTTCCTGCCATGCTGGACGCGGTGACGCTGCCGAAGAGCATCGGCACCAATGGTCCGCGGGCGCGGGCGATGCAGGCGCTTCGCCTCCTCAAGATCGGTCATCACTTCGATGAGCGCATGACGACGTTCGAAGACGTGAAGAACGGCAAGCCGGCACCCGACATCTATCTGCTGGCGGCGAAGCGTGCGGGCTTTGCACCGTCCGATTGCGCGGTGGTGGAAGACAGCGTGACCGGCGTGGCTGCGGCCGTGGCGGCGGGCTGCGTGACCTTCGGCTTCACGGGATCGCAGGTGCATCGCAGTGAACACGCGCTGAAGCTCGTGGAACTCGGCGCCCATGTGGTGTTCGACGACATGGCAAAGCTGCCGGGGTTGCTGGCGAAGCTGGGGTGA
- a CDS encoding RNA pyrophosphohydrolase encodes MTKKASDITAYRPCVGVMLLNREGLVWVGRRFEKQNDDGVGKWWQMPQGGIDEGEDAAATALRELEEETGVTSAEVIAEAPGWFTYDLPEELIGRSWNGKYRGQKQKWFACRFTGEDSEINLKPPGHKQEFDQWKWATMDEVLEIVVPFKKAVYVEVLKALRHLGK; translated from the coding sequence ATGACCAAGAAGGCTTCCGATATCACGGCCTATCGCCCTTGCGTGGGCGTGATGCTGCTCAACAGGGAGGGCCTTGTGTGGGTGGGCCGCCGCTTCGAGAAGCAGAACGACGACGGCGTGGGCAAGTGGTGGCAGATGCCGCAGGGCGGCATCGACGAGGGCGAGGATGCTGCGGCAACGGCCTTGCGCGAACTCGAAGAGGAGACGGGTGTCACCTCGGCCGAAGTGATCGCGGAGGCGCCGGGCTGGTTCACCTATGATCTGCCGGAAGAACTGATCGGGCGAAGCTGGAACGGCAAGTACCGTGGCCAGAAGCAGAAATGGTTTGCCTGCCGCTTCACCGGCGAGGACAGCGAGATCAACCTGAAGCCGCCCGGCCACAAGCAGGAATTCGACCAGTGGAAGTGGGCGACCATGGACGAGGTGCTGGAGATCGTGGTGCCCTTCAAGAAGGCGGTCTATGTCGAAGTCCTCAAGGCGCTGCGGCACCTGGGCAAGTGA
- a CDS encoding divergent polysaccharide deacetylase family protein codes for MFRDELKQPLRKKSLTQRLWAKRPHALVLAYAITAAGFAGTALWAVKQPLPFAGEPLVTVSIPAPEEIKTASTDPAAADAAADEAVDAPVPDIDANDPAAQAPPPDDSEAIQAVKSDDAIIVQPRRTLAPAPIASVVEVTTWGQLPRISKTGEKPSRVYARSASLNDIHSDRPKIAILLGGLGLNKKLTQRAIKELPGEVTLAFAPYGDGLQEQVNVARGQGHEVFLQVPLEPIGYPASNPGPKTLLGDTSEAENIDALRWHMSRFTGYAGVVNYMGGRFLSMPKPLKPFFTELKNRGLMFLEDGSLALSATEQTAKSANLQAKRAKVVIDADPSPQAITSALTLLEEEAKANGMAVGTGSGLEVTIDTLKDWARDAAERGIVLVPVTASYQGRLG; via the coding sequence ATGTTTCGCGATGAACTGAAGCAGCCCTTGCGCAAGAAGAGCCTGACCCAGCGGCTGTGGGCGAAGCGTCCGCATGCGCTGGTGCTGGCCTATGCAATAACGGCCGCGGGATTTGCGGGCACAGCCCTGTGGGCCGTGAAGCAGCCCTTGCCCTTTGCCGGCGAGCCGCTGGTCACGGTGAGCATACCAGCGCCAGAGGAAATCAAGACGGCGTCGACCGATCCGGCGGCAGCCGATGCTGCAGCGGACGAGGCGGTGGATGCGCCGGTTCCTGACATCGACGCCAATGATCCCGCCGCCCAGGCACCGCCGCCCGATGACAGCGAAGCGATCCAGGCGGTGAAGAGCGATGACGCCATCATCGTGCAGCCGCGCCGTACGCTGGCGCCTGCTCCCATTGCATCGGTCGTGGAGGTCACGACCTGGGGACAGTTGCCGCGCATTTCCAAGACCGGCGAGAAACCGTCACGGGTCTATGCCCGCAGCGCCTCGCTCAATGACATTCATTCCGACCGGCCGAAGATCGCCATTCTCCTCGGGGGCCTCGGGCTCAACAAGAAACTGACGCAGCGCGCCATCAAGGAACTGCCGGGCGAGGTGACGCTTGCCTTCGCGCCCTATGGTGACGGATTGCAGGAGCAGGTGAACGTGGCGCGCGGCCAGGGCCATGAAGTGTTCCTGCAGGTGCCGCTGGAACCGATCGGCTATCCCGCCAGCAACCCCGGACCCAAGACATTGCTGGGTGACACCAGCGAAGCGGAAAACATCGATGCGCTGCGCTGGCACATGAGCCGCTTCACGGGCTATGCAGGCGTGGTCAACTACATGGGCGGGCGCTTCCTCTCGATGCCGAAACCCCTGAAGCCGTTCTTTACCGAGTTGAAGAACCGCGGACTCATGTTCCTGGAAGACGGTTCGCTCGCGCTCTCTGCGACGGAACAGACAGCGAAGTCCGCCAACCTGCAGGCCAAGCGCGCCAAGGTGGTGATCGATGCCGATCCTTCGCCGCAGGCCATCACCAGCGCGCTGACGCTGCTGGAGGAAGAAGCCAAGGCCAACGGCATGGCGGTAGGCACGGGTTCCGGACTTGAAGTCACCATCGATACATTGAAGGACTGGGCACGGGATGCCGCCGAGCGCGGAATCGTGCTGGTGCCGGTGACGGCAAGCTATCAGGGCCGTCTCGGGTAG
- a CDS encoding S41 family peptidase: MKASRLKTLGLLLGGAMTGVVAMQAFNVADAASNAETYKLLNLFGDVYDRVRADYVEEPDEKKMIEAAINGMLMSLDPHSSYMDANSFEDMNVKTKGEFGGLGIEVTMENGVVKVMSPYDGTPASKAGILANDLIVGIDKKEVQGLTLNEAVDKMRGAIGTPVTLTIVRGKQDPFDVTITRDVIKMESVKFSLEGNDVGLIRMSSFTEQSDIGLQKAIADLDKQTSGKVKGYILDLRNNPGGLLLQAVSVSDAFLERGEVVSTRGRNPEEVERHTAQKGDLTNGKPLVVLINGGSASASEIVAGALQDHHRATLIGTRSFGKGSVQTIIPLGNEGAIRLTTQRYYTPSGRSIQAKGIDADIVIEQPLPPELQGKNVSSEGEAGLRGHLSNSEGGDEGGGSSVYVPEDKDKDVQLKAAIDFLHGVKVVTNVKPPEKKDEKTPQAN; encoded by the coding sequence ATGAAGGCTTCACGACTGAAGACACTGGGATTGTTGCTGGGCGGCGCCATGACGGGCGTGGTCGCCATGCAGGCCTTCAACGTGGCCGACGCCGCGTCCAATGCCGAGACCTACAAGCTCCTGAACCTGTTCGGCGACGTCTATGACCGCGTGCGCGCCGACTACGTGGAAGAGCCTGACGAGAAGAAGATGATCGAAGCGGCGATCAACGGCATGCTCATGTCGCTTGATCCGCATTCCAGCTACATGGATGCGAACAGCTTCGAGGACATGAACGTCAAGACCAAGGGCGAATTCGGCGGGCTTGGCATCGAAGTGACGATGGAGAACGGCGTCGTCAAGGTGATGTCGCCCTATGATGGCACGCCCGCCTCGAAGGCCGGCATCCTCGCCAACGACCTGATCGTCGGCATCGACAAGAAGGAAGTGCAGGGCCTCACCCTCAACGAAGCGGTGGACAAGATGCGCGGCGCCATCGGCACGCCCGTGACGCTCACCATCGTGCGCGGAAAGCAGGACCCCTTCGACGTCACCATCACGCGCGACGTCATCAAGATGGAATCGGTGAAGTTCTCGCTGGAAGGCAATGATGTTGGGCTGATCCGCATGAGCTCGTTTACCGAGCAGTCGGACATCGGCCTGCAGAAGGCGATTGCCGACCTCGACAAGCAGACCAGCGGCAAGGTGAAGGGATACATCCTCGATCTCCGCAACAACCCCGGTGGCCTGCTGTTGCAGGCGGTGTCCGTGTCGGATGCTTTCCTCGAGCGCGGCGAAGTTGTCTCCACGCGCGGGCGAAATCCGGAAGAAGTGGAACGCCACACCGCCCAGAAGGGCGATCTCACCAACGGCAAGCCGCTGGTGGTGCTGATCAATGGCGGCTCGGCATCGGCATCGGAGATCGTCGCCGGTGCGCTGCAGGACCATCACCGCGCAACGCTGATCGGCACGCGTTCCTTCGGCAAGGGTTCGGTGCAGACCATCATTCCGCTGGGCAATGAAGGTGCGATCCGCCTGACGACGCAGCGCTATTACACGCCGTCGGGCCGCTCCATCCAGGCCAAGGGCATCGATGCGGATATCGTGATCGAGCAGCCGCTGCCGCCGGAACTGCAGGGCAAGAACGTTTCGTCGGAAGGCGAAGCGGGCCTGCGCGGCCACCTCTCCAATTCGGAAGGCGGCGATGAAGGCGGCGGTTCGTCTGTCTATGTGCCGGAAGACAAGGACAAGGACGTGCAGCTGAAGGCCGCGATCGACTTCCTGCATGGCGTGAAGGTGGTGACCAACGTCAAGCCGCCGGAAAAGAAAGACGAGAAGACCCCCCAGGCCAACTGA